One window from the genome of Bacillus thermozeamaize encodes:
- a CDS encoding glycine cleavage system protein H yields MLLPKELKYSAEHEWVKAEGTRARIGITDFAQSELGDIVFIELPEVGDEVTAGEAFGSIESVKTVSDLYSPVTGQVVEVNKELEDNLEWVNESPYEKGWMIVVEMSDPSELERLLSAEEYEAKYKKD; encoded by the coding sequence ATGCTTCTGCCCAAAGAGTTGAAGTACAGTGCGGAGCACGAGTGGGTGAAAGCGGAAGGCACAAGAGCCCGCATTGGCATTACCGATTTTGCCCAGTCTGAGTTGGGGGATATCGTCTTTATCGAATTGCCGGAAGTGGGCGACGAAGTGACGGCAGGAGAGGCATTTGGAAGCATAGAGTCGGTGAAGACGGTGTCGGATTTGTACAGCCCGGTCACGGGGCAAGTGGTTGAGGTGAACAAGGAACTGGAGGACAACCTGGAATGGGTGAATGAGTCGCCCTATGAAAAAGGCTGGATGATCGTCGTCGAGATGTCTGACCCTTCGGAACTGGAGCGGCTTCTTTCGGCGGAAGAGTATGAAGCCAAATATAAAAAGGATTAA